One Panicum virgatum strain AP13 chromosome 9K, P.virgatum_v5, whole genome shotgun sequence genomic region harbors:
- the LOC120647250 gene encoding ABC transporter G family member 22-like isoform X1, with translation MHSADPATFSDDDSPMDIEAGARRRKKLMTEPTLPIYLKFTEVKYRVAAKGSSREILGGISGSASPGEVLALMGPSGSGKTTLLSILGGRAGGGAVEGCVSYNDEPYGKSLKRRIGFVTQDDVLFTHLTVKETLTYAALLRLPRTMTRQQKRERAMDIIYELGLERCQDTMIGGSFVRGVSGGERKRVCIGNEILINPSLLFLDEPTSGLDSTTALRIIQLLHDIAEDGKTVITTIHQPSSRLFHKFDKLILLGKGSLLYFGKASEAMPYFQSIGCTPFIAMNPAEFLLDLANGNTNDVSVPSELDDKVHMENHTLENNSKTDYRPSAQDVHEYLVDAYETRVAFKEKKKLLAPLPISDDLKVTITSSKREWGTSWWQQYSILFCRGIKERRHDYLSWMRITQVIATSIILGLLWWHSDPSTLKGLEDQAGLLFFIAVFWGFFLVFTAIFTFPQERAMLNKERAVDMYKLSAYFLARTTSDLPLDLFLPVIFMGLGLAIGATLLDIKKATTLASVTVMTFMLAGGFFVKRVPPFISWLRYLSFNYHTYRLLLKVLYHPVPDILTTTKHIDNGATEVAALVAMIIGYRVLAYLSLRWVKVPNS, from the exons TTCACGGAGGTGAAGTACAGGGTGGCGGCGAAGGGCTCGTCGCGGGAGATCCTGGGCGGGATATCCGGGTCGGCGTCCCCCGGCGAGGTGCTGGCGCTGATGGGCCCGTCCGGCAGCGGCAAGACGACGCTGCTGAGCATCCTGGGcggcagggccggcggcggcgccgtggagGGCTGCGTCTCCTACAACGACGAGCCCTACGGCAAGTCCCTCAAGCGCAG AATAGGATTTGTGACTCAAGATGATGTTCTCTTTACCCATCTTACCGTGAAGGAGACATTGACTTACGCAGCACTACTTCGTCTCCCAAGAACAATGACAAGGCAACAAAAAAGAGAACGAGCAATGGACATCATATATGAGCTTGGCCTTGAAAG GTGCCAGGACACAATGATTGGGGGATCTTTTGTGCGTGGGGTATCAGGGGGTGAAAGGAAAAGAGTTTGCATTGGAAATGAGATTCTGATCAATCCATCTTTATTGTTTCTTGATGAGCCAACATCTGGGCTGGATTCAACTACAGCCCTAAGGATCATTCAACTTCTTCATGACATAGCTGAG GATGGGAAGACGGTGATCACCACAATTCACCAACCATCTAGCAGGCTGTTTCATAAGTTTGACAAGCTTATCCTCCTCGGCAAAGGAAGTCTGCTATACTTTGGGAAGGCATCTGAAGCCATGCCCTACTTCCAGTCCATTGGATGCACCCCATTTATCGCGATGAACCCAGCAGAGTTTCTACTGGATCTCGCCAATGGCAACACTAACGATGTTTCAGTCCCTTCAGAATTAGATGATAAGGTGCATATGGAAAATCACACTTTGGAGAATAATTCCAAGACTGACTACAGGCCATCAGCACAAGATGTTCATGAG TATTTAGTAGATGCTTATGAGACTCGCGTGGCTTttaaagagaagaagaagcttCTAGCTCCACTTCCAATCAGTGATGACCTGAAAGTAACTATAACATCATCAAAGCGAGAGTGGGGCACAAGCTGGTGGCAGCAATATTCCATCCTCTTTTGTAGAGGGATCAAGGAAAGACGGCATGATTATTTGAGCTGGATGAGAATAACCCAGGTCATAGCTACATCAATTATCTTAGGTTTACTGTGGTGGCACTCTGATCCCAGCACACTAAAAGGTCTCGAAGATCAG GCTGGCCTACTGTTTTTCATTGCTGTGTTTTGGGGTTTCTTTCTTGTCTTTACTGCAATCTTTACATTCCCTCAAGAGAGGGCAATGTTGAACAAGGAGCGTGCAGTTGACATGTACAAGCTCAGTGCATACTTCTTGGCCAGAACAACAAGTGATCTACCACTTGACCTTTTCCTCCCTGTCATATTCATG GGACTCGGATTGGCAATTGGAGCTACCCTGCTGGATATCAAGAAGGCAACAACTCTAGCTTCAGTTACAGTCATGACTTTCATGCTAGCAGGTGGCTTCTTTGTAAAG AGGGTCCCCCCATTCATCTCCTGGCTGCGCTACCTGTCCTTCAACTACCACACGTACAGGCTCCTGCTTAAGGTGCTGTACCATCCCGTGCCGGACATCCTGACCACCACGAAACACATTGACAACGGCGCCACCGAGGTCGCGGCTCTCGTCGCCATGATCATCGGGTACCGGGTGCTGGCGTACCTGTCGCTGAGATGGGTGAAGGTCCCAAACAGCTAG
- the LOC120647250 gene encoding ABC transporter G family member 22-like isoform X2: MHSADPATFSDDDSPMDIEAGARRRKKLMTEPTLPIYLKFTEVKYRVAAKGSSREILGGISGSASPGEVLALMGPSGSGKTTLLSILGGRAGGGAVEGCVSYNDEPYGKSLKRRIGFVTQDDVLFTHLTVKETLTYAALLRLPRTMTRQQKRERAMDIIYELGLERCQDTMIGGSFVRGVSGGERKRVCIGNEILINPSLLFLDEPTSGLDSTTALRIIQLLHDIAEDGKTVITTIHQPSSRLFHKFDKLILLGKGSLLYFGKASEAMPYFQSIGCTPFIAMNPAEFLLDLANGNTNDVSVPSELDDKYLVDAYETRVAFKEKKKLLAPLPISDDLKVTITSSKREWGTSWWQQYSILFCRGIKERRHDYLSWMRITQVIATSIILGLLWWHSDPSTLKGLEDQAGLLFFIAVFWGFFLVFTAIFTFPQERAMLNKERAVDMYKLSAYFLARTTSDLPLDLFLPVIFMGLGLAIGATLLDIKKATTLASVTVMTFMLAGGFFVKRVPPFISWLRYLSFNYHTYRLLLKVLYHPVPDILTTTKHIDNGATEVAALVAMIIGYRVLAYLSLRWVKVPNS; encoded by the exons TTCACGGAGGTGAAGTACAGGGTGGCGGCGAAGGGCTCGTCGCGGGAGATCCTGGGCGGGATATCCGGGTCGGCGTCCCCCGGCGAGGTGCTGGCGCTGATGGGCCCGTCCGGCAGCGGCAAGACGACGCTGCTGAGCATCCTGGGcggcagggccggcggcggcgccgtggagGGCTGCGTCTCCTACAACGACGAGCCCTACGGCAAGTCCCTCAAGCGCAG AATAGGATTTGTGACTCAAGATGATGTTCTCTTTACCCATCTTACCGTGAAGGAGACATTGACTTACGCAGCACTACTTCGTCTCCCAAGAACAATGACAAGGCAACAAAAAAGAGAACGAGCAATGGACATCATATATGAGCTTGGCCTTGAAAG GTGCCAGGACACAATGATTGGGGGATCTTTTGTGCGTGGGGTATCAGGGGGTGAAAGGAAAAGAGTTTGCATTGGAAATGAGATTCTGATCAATCCATCTTTATTGTTTCTTGATGAGCCAACATCTGGGCTGGATTCAACTACAGCCCTAAGGATCATTCAACTTCTTCATGACATAGCTGAG GATGGGAAGACGGTGATCACCACAATTCACCAACCATCTAGCAGGCTGTTTCATAAGTTTGACAAGCTTATCCTCCTCGGCAAAGGAAGTCTGCTATACTTTGGGAAGGCATCTGAAGCCATGCCCTACTTCCAGTCCATTGGATGCACCCCATTTATCGCGATGAACCCAGCAGAGTTTCTACTGGATCTCGCCAATGGCAACACTAACGATGTTTCAGTCCCTTCAGAATTAGATGATAAG TATTTAGTAGATGCTTATGAGACTCGCGTGGCTTttaaagagaagaagaagcttCTAGCTCCACTTCCAATCAGTGATGACCTGAAAGTAACTATAACATCATCAAAGCGAGAGTGGGGCACAAGCTGGTGGCAGCAATATTCCATCCTCTTTTGTAGAGGGATCAAGGAAAGACGGCATGATTATTTGAGCTGGATGAGAATAACCCAGGTCATAGCTACATCAATTATCTTAGGTTTACTGTGGTGGCACTCTGATCCCAGCACACTAAAAGGTCTCGAAGATCAG GCTGGCCTACTGTTTTTCATTGCTGTGTTTTGGGGTTTCTTTCTTGTCTTTACTGCAATCTTTACATTCCCTCAAGAGAGGGCAATGTTGAACAAGGAGCGTGCAGTTGACATGTACAAGCTCAGTGCATACTTCTTGGCCAGAACAACAAGTGATCTACCACTTGACCTTTTCCTCCCTGTCATATTCATG GGACTCGGATTGGCAATTGGAGCTACCCTGCTGGATATCAAGAAGGCAACAACTCTAGCTTCAGTTACAGTCATGACTTTCATGCTAGCAGGTGGCTTCTTTGTAAAG AGGGTCCCCCCATTCATCTCCTGGCTGCGCTACCTGTCCTTCAACTACCACACGTACAGGCTCCTGCTTAAGGTGCTGTACCATCCCGTGCCGGACATCCTGACCACCACGAAACACATTGACAACGGCGCCACCGAGGTCGCGGCTCTCGTCGCCATGATCATCGGGTACCGGGTGCTGGCGTACCTGTCGCTGAGATGGGTGAAGGTCCCAAACAGCTAG
- the LOC120647254 gene encoding cell number regulator 13-like translates to MASWDNVGELSNIAQLTGLDAVKLISLIVKAASTARMHKSNCRRFARHLKLIGGLLEQLRVSELRKYPETREPLEQLEDALRRGYLLVNSCQDRSYLYLLAMGWNIVYQFRKAQNEIDNYLRLVPLITLVDNARIRDRIEYIERDQCEYSFDEEDKKVQDALLNPDPCTNPTIVLKKTLSCSYPNLPFNEALKKESEKLQVELQRSQSNMDLGSCEVIQHLLGVTKTVACTIPEEGTNAKISEKKDSNYNESKGDGAKSYDDDDYPKKPKNTSSAPGCSSPVSYGHDPVSRRVSYIDEWHADLLGCCSEPALCFKTLFFPCGTFSRIASVAKDRPMSSGEACNDIMAYSLILSCCCYTCCVRRKLRQKLNIAGGCCDDFLSHLLCCCCALVQEWREVEIRGAYGEKTKTTPPPCQFMEH, encoded by the exons ATGGCGTCGTGGGACAACGTTGGGGAGCTCTCCAACATCGCGCAGCTCACGGGGCTGGACGCCGTGAAGCTCATCTCCCTCATCGTCAAGGCGGCGTCCACGGCGCGGATGCACAAGAGCAACTGCCGCCGCTTCGCGCGGCACCTCAAGCTCATCGGCGGCCTGCTGGAGCAGCTCCGGGTCTCGGAGCTCAGGAAGTACCCGGAGACGCGCGAGCCGCTCGAGCAGCTCGAGGACGCGCTCCGGCGCGGCTACCTGCTCGTCAACTCGTGCCAGGACCGCTCCTACCTCTACCTCCTCGCCATGGGCTGGAACATCGTCTACCAGTTCCGCAAGGCGCAGAACGAGATCGACAACTACCTCCGCCTAGTCCCGCTCATCACCCTCGTCGACAATGCCCGCATTCGG GATCGGATTGAGTACATTGAGAGAGACCAATGTGAATATTCTTTTGATGAGGAAGACAAGAAAGTGCAAGATGCTCTGTTAAATCCTGATCCTTGTACAAATCCTACAATAGTGCTAAAGAAGACTCTGTCATGTTCCTATCCAAACTTACCTTTCAATGAAGCCCTTAAGAAGGAGAGTGAGAAGCTCCAGGTGGAGCTTCAAAGGTCACAAAGCAACATGGATCTGGGCTCATGTGAGGTTATTCAGCACCTGCTTGGAGTAACGAAAACTGTGGCATGTACCATTCCAGAGGAAGGAACAAATGCGAAAATTTCTgaaaaaaaggattcaaattaCAATGAATCCAAAGGAGATGGTGCAAAAtcatatgatgatgatgactatCCAAAGAAGCCAAAAAATACCTCCAGCGCACCAGG ATGTTCTTCACCAGTTTCATATGGACATGATCCTGTCTCAAGGAGAGTATCATACATTGATGAGTGGCATGCAGATTTACTTGGCTGCTGTTCAGAGCCAGCTTTGT GTTTCAAGACCTTGTTTTTCCCCTGTGGAACCTTCTCGAGAATTGCTTCAGTGGCCAAGGACAGACCGATGT CTTCTGGAGAGGCCTGCAATGATATTATGGCATACTCCCTGATATTATCCTGCTGCTGTTATACTTGCTGTGTAAGGAGAAAGCTTCGTCAAAAGTTGAACATTGCG GGAGGCTGCTGCGATGACTTCCTTTCACATCTGCTGTGTTGTTGCTGCGCCCTTGTTCAAGAATGGCGCGAAGTCGAGATTCGTGGAGCTTATG GTGAAAAGACGAAGACTACCCCACCGCCATGTCAGTTCATGGAGCACTGA
- the LOC120648262 gene encoding uncharacterized protein LOC120648262, with the protein MERLISTPAASPSPSPSQTRIRLPSGSPLLPSRRLPAAAWPRLRIQPARPAAAIALASPLRHEGLSAAAPEEARGDEPAAAVGPLWKLLGSLLPKASTVALFLLVTLITGTLHSSIPHPAYASMQPVANTGGRLFTTEILSSGWAGFLAGCLHTLSGPDHLVALAPLSIGRSRLESGLVGALWGCGHDAGQVIFGLLFLLLKDRLHIEVFRAWGTRVVGLTLLIIGAMGVREASEIQESTQLVLEGVEASMTSSEPLQVPSAPRKKKVGFATFATGVVHGLQPDALLMVLPALALPSRFAISCSVSFAGFV; encoded by the exons ATGGAGCGGCTCATCTccacgcccgccgcctccccctccccttccccctcGCAGACCCGGATCCGCCTGCCCAGCGGgtcccctctcctcccctcccggcgcctccccgccgcggcATGGCCCCGGCTGCGGATACAGCCGGCGCGGCCCGCCGCGGCGATCGCGCTGGCGTCGCCGCTGCGCCACGAGGGCCTCTCGGCGGCAGCGCCGGAGGAGGCGCGGGGcgacgagccggcggcggccgttggGCCCCTGTGGAAGCTGCTCGGGAGTCTGCTCCCGAAG GCTTCCACTGTTGCCCTTTTCCTATTGGTGACACTTATTACTGGCACCCTGCACTCAAGCATCCCTCATCCAGCCTATGCATCGATGCAACCAGTAGCCAATACTGGTGGAAGACTCTTCACGACAGAGATACTAAGCAGTGGTTGGGCTGGTTTTTTAGCTGGGTGCTTACATACCTTGTCTGGACCTGACCATTTAGTTGCCTTGGCACCACTTTCTATTGGGAGATCAAGGCTTGAAAGTGGTCTGGTCGGGGCCCTTTGGGGCTGCGGTCATGACGCAGGACAAGTTATTTTTGGCCTGCTCTTCTTGTTACTCAAGGATCGATTGCACATTGAGGTTTTCCGTGCATGGGGAACACGAGTTGTAGGCCTGACCCTTCTGATCATAGGAGCCATGGGTGTCCGGGAAGCCTCAGAGATTCAAGAGTCCACGCAGCTAGTTTTGGAGGGTGTTGAAGCCAGCATGACCAGCAGTGAACCTTTGCAGGTCCCATCAGCTCCCAGAAAGAAGAAAGTTGGTTTTGCAACCTTCGCCACTGGAGTTGTCCATGGTCTCCAACCGGATGCACTGCTGATGGTCTTGCCTGCGTTGGCTCTTCCGTCGCGCTTTGCGATTTCCTGCTCTGTATCATTTGCTGGTTTTGTCTGA
- the LOC120647258 gene encoding heavy metal-associated isoprenylated plant protein 27-like has translation MIRVDDLIADLCELPAKVIVGKKKRKEFQKVDLLVRMDCEGCERRVRKALEDMKGVSSVEVDPKQNKVTVSGEVEAPEVVKRLRRRAGKKAEPWPYVPYEVVPHPYAPGAYDKKAPPGYVRNVLDDPDKAPLVRASSMEERYTAAFSDENPNSCAVM, from the exons ATGATTCGCGTGGacgacctcatcgccgatcTCTGCGAGCTGCCGGCCAAAGTCATCGTCGGCAAGAAGAAGCGCAAGGAATTCCAG AAGGTGGACTTGCTAGTCCGGATGGACTGCGAGGGCTGCGAGCGCAGGGTACGAAAGGCGCTGGAGGACATGAAAG GCGTGAGCAGCGTGGAGGTGGACCCGAAGCAGAACAAGGTGACGGTGTCGGGGGAGGTGGAGGCGCCGGAGGTGGTGAAGcgtctgcggcggcgggcggggaagAAGGCGGAGCCGTGGCCCTACGTGCCGTACGAGGTGGTGCCGCACCCCTACGCGCCGGGGGCCTACGACAAGAAGGCGCCGCCGGGGTACGTGCGCAACGTGCTCGACGATCCCGACAAGGCGCCGCTCGTCAGGGCAAGCTCCATGGAGGAGAGGTACACCGCCGCCTTCAGCGACGAAAACCCCAACTCCTGCGCCGTCATGTGA
- the LOC120647259 gene encoding la-related protein 1B-like isoform X1 → MATSADPHAAVAGAGTPPPSDSPFGAKKAGAAAAAWKRPGGATVPAAVAVENPIMDTNSWPALPGLASPPPPPAKASPKATSPASTGAVISPVSLGISGAPDANPGNETPVRNPVARRALVMPVADGLEKSAPATEPSPVYAPNARSNGGDFHHQNGRFGSHNHSRGGGYGGGNRRGNGGGGGRRGNEHHGGFDGPRRGGGRRDGHGPAHQQRGHQPTYIRAPPALAVVTGAPPPPPPFLSPTTQTPPYGVPMGFPADIAPHVYYFASAAPTEGIQGLPFVPHPASPQAILVDPHRKELLEQIDYYFSDDNLCKDPYLRQHMDDQGWVPLSLIAGFRKVQKLTDNIQFILETVMMSTVVEVQGDKLRRRGTWENWLLPKPNYSAGSSGPLTPVTSNTDLLVSQFHSVGLEGATYHANMQGMPGEALLTRSVTSVSLGYHAPTLGGLHNIGSGPRFGPKAARNLLRSDTF, encoded by the exons ATGGCTACCAGCGCCGACCCGCATGCTGCCGTTGCTGGGGCCGGGACGCCGCCCCCGTCCGATAGCCCGTTTGGGGCGAAGAAGGCtggggcggccgcggccgcctggaAGCGCCCCGGGGGCGCGACTGTGCCAGCCGCGGTGGCGGTTGAAAACCCCATCATGGACACGAACTCGTGGCCGGCGCTGCCGGGGCTGGcgtctcccccgccgccgccggccaaggCGTCACCTAAGGCCACTTCTCCCGCTTCCACA GGGGCGGTGATCTCGCCGGTCTCTTTGGGCATTTCCGGTGCTCCGGATGCTAACCCTGGCAATGAGACTCCTGTGCGCAATCCTGTGGCCCGGCGTGCCCTGGTGATGCCTGTGGCAGATGGGCTGGAGAAGAGTGCCCCTGCCACAGAACCGTCCCCTGTCTATGCGCCTAATGCCCGGAGCAACGGCGGAGATTTTCATCATCAGAATGGACGTTTTGGTTCCCATAACCATAGTCGAGGGGGTGGCTATGGTGGGGGAAACAGGAGGGGCAATGGTGGAGGTGGGGGACGACGTGGGAATGAGCACCATGGGGGCTTTGATGGGCCACGGCGAGGAGGTGGCCGCAGAGATGGCCATGGACCAGCTCACCAGCAGCGTGGCCACCAGCCAACATACATTAGGGCTCCTCCTGCTCTGGCTGTTGTAACAGGagcacctccgccgccaccacctttCCTTAGCCCTACTACTCAGACACCACCTTATGGGGTACCTATGGGCTTCCCTG CAGACATAGCACCGCATGTTTACTATTTTGCGTCGGCAGCCCCCACGGAAGGCATTCAAGGCCTGCCTTTTGTGCCTCATCCAGCAAGCCCCCAAGCTATTTTAGTTGATCCTCATCGgaaggagcttctggagcaaaTTGATTATTATTTCAG TGATGACAATTTGTGCAAGGACCCATACTTGCGGCAACACATGGATGACCAAGGTTGGGTGCCATTATCCCTGATTGCTGGCTTCCGCAAA GTCCAGAAGCTGACTGATAATATTCAGTTTATCTTAGAAACAGTCATGATGTCTACTGTTGTGGAAGTTCAG GGTGATAAACTACGAAGGCGTGGAACATGGGAGAATTGGCTGCTTCCAAAACCAAATTATTCTGCTGGAAGTTCTGGTCCGTTGACCCCTGTGACATCTAACACTGATTTGCTGGTATCTCAGTTTCATTCTGTTGGACTTGAGGGGGCAACTTACCATGCTAATATGCAAGGAATGCCTGGTGAAGCTCTTCTGACTAGATCAGTGACTTCAGTCAGTCTAGGTTATCATGCACCAACCTTGGGCGGGCTACACAACATTGGGAGTGGACCACGTTTTGGACCAAAGGCAGCAAGAAATTTACTCCGGAGCGATACCTTTTGA
- the LOC120647259 gene encoding la-related protein 1B-like isoform X2, with the protein MATSADPHAAVAGAGTPPPSDSPFGAKKAGAAAAAWKRPGGATVPAAVAVENPIMDTNSWPALPGLASPPPPPAKASPKATSPASTGAVISPVSLGISGAPDANPGNETPVRNPVARRALVMPVADGLEKSAPATEPSPVYAPNARSNGGDFHHQNGRFGSHNHSRGGGYGGGNRRGNGGGGGRRGNEHHGGFDGPRRGGGRRDGHGPAHQQRGHQPTYIRAPPALAVVTGAPPPPPPFLSPTTQTPPYGVPMGFPDIAPHVYYFASAAPTEGIQGLPFVPHPASPQAILVDPHRKELLEQIDYYFSDDNLCKDPYLRQHMDDQGWVPLSLIAGFRKVQKLTDNIQFILETVMMSTVVEVQGDKLRRRGTWENWLLPKPNYSAGSSGPLTPVTSNTDLLVSQFHSVGLEGATYHANMQGMPGEALLTRSVTSVSLGYHAPTLGGLHNIGSGPRFGPKAARNLLRSDTF; encoded by the exons ATGGCTACCAGCGCCGACCCGCATGCTGCCGTTGCTGGGGCCGGGACGCCGCCCCCGTCCGATAGCCCGTTTGGGGCGAAGAAGGCtggggcggccgcggccgcctggaAGCGCCCCGGGGGCGCGACTGTGCCAGCCGCGGTGGCGGTTGAAAACCCCATCATGGACACGAACTCGTGGCCGGCGCTGCCGGGGCTGGcgtctcccccgccgccgccggccaaggCGTCACCTAAGGCCACTTCTCCCGCTTCCACA GGGGCGGTGATCTCGCCGGTCTCTTTGGGCATTTCCGGTGCTCCGGATGCTAACCCTGGCAATGAGACTCCTGTGCGCAATCCTGTGGCCCGGCGTGCCCTGGTGATGCCTGTGGCAGATGGGCTGGAGAAGAGTGCCCCTGCCACAGAACCGTCCCCTGTCTATGCGCCTAATGCCCGGAGCAACGGCGGAGATTTTCATCATCAGAATGGACGTTTTGGTTCCCATAACCATAGTCGAGGGGGTGGCTATGGTGGGGGAAACAGGAGGGGCAATGGTGGAGGTGGGGGACGACGTGGGAATGAGCACCATGGGGGCTTTGATGGGCCACGGCGAGGAGGTGGCCGCAGAGATGGCCATGGACCAGCTCACCAGCAGCGTGGCCACCAGCCAACATACATTAGGGCTCCTCCTGCTCTGGCTGTTGTAACAGGagcacctccgccgccaccacctttCCTTAGCCCTACTACTCAGACACCACCTTATGGGGTACCTATGGGCTTCCCTG ACATAGCACCGCATGTTTACTATTTTGCGTCGGCAGCCCCCACGGAAGGCATTCAAGGCCTGCCTTTTGTGCCTCATCCAGCAAGCCCCCAAGCTATTTTAGTTGATCCTCATCGgaaggagcttctggagcaaaTTGATTATTATTTCAG TGATGACAATTTGTGCAAGGACCCATACTTGCGGCAACACATGGATGACCAAGGTTGGGTGCCATTATCCCTGATTGCTGGCTTCCGCAAA GTCCAGAAGCTGACTGATAATATTCAGTTTATCTTAGAAACAGTCATGATGTCTACTGTTGTGGAAGTTCAG GGTGATAAACTACGAAGGCGTGGAACATGGGAGAATTGGCTGCTTCCAAAACCAAATTATTCTGCTGGAAGTTCTGGTCCGTTGACCCCTGTGACATCTAACACTGATTTGCTGGTATCTCAGTTTCATTCTGTTGGACTTGAGGGGGCAACTTACCATGCTAATATGCAAGGAATGCCTGGTGAAGCTCTTCTGACTAGATCAGTGACTTCAGTCAGTCTAGGTTATCATGCACCAACCTTGGGCGGGCTACACAACATTGGGAGTGGACCACGTTTTGGACCAAAGGCAGCAAGAAATTTACTCCGGAGCGATACCTTTTGA
- the LOC120647260 gene encoding thioredoxin-like 1-2, chloroplastic, with protein sequence MAAAQAKVSLGSSSGNRGAGSFGRRRGAVSVRLGGSWSWSWRKSPFLGGRMAVGPRRSRNLVASPVQMNLSFRKTMKWWEKGLQTNMRAIQTARDLVESLTNAGDRLVIVDFFSPGCAGCHALHPKVCQLAERNPDVQFLQVNFEEHKSMCHSLHVHVFPFFRFYRGAEGRLCSFSCTNATIKKFKDALAKHKPDRCSIGPTKGLEEQELFALAANKDLQFTYTMEPELAPSMEDAAEFITPERPTPTKPLVRQGSDDRTLVPTGR encoded by the exons atggcggcggcgcaggcgaagGTGAGCTTGGGGTCTTCGAGCGGCAACCGGGGCGCGGGCTccttcggccggcggaggggcgCCGTGTCAGTGCGGCTCGGAGGATCCTGGTCCTGGTCCTGGAGGAAGAGCCCGTTCCTCGGCGGGAGGATGGCGGTTGGACCCAGGAGATCAAGGAATCTCGTTGCGTCGCCAGTGCAG ATGAACCTTTCATTTCGGAAAACCATGAAGTGGTGGGAGAAGGGACTGCAGACCAACATGCGGGCGATCCAGACCGCGCGAGACCTCGTTGAATCCTTGACCAACGCCGGCGACAGGCTCGTCATCGTCGACTTCTTCTCGCCTGGCTGTGCCGGCTGCCATGCTCTCCACCCCAAG GTTTGCCAGTTAGCGGAGCGGAACCCGGATGTGCAGTTCCTGCAGGTGAACTTCGAGGAGCACAAATCTATGTGCCACAGCCTTCATGTTCATGTGTTCCCTTTCTTCAGATTCTACAGGGGAGCTGAGGGCCGGCTCTGCAGCTTCAGCTGTACCAACGCAACT ATTAAGAAGTTCAAGGACGCGCTTGCGAAGCACAAACCCGATAGATGTAGCATTGGACCAACTAAGGGGCTAGAAGAACAGGAATTATTTGCCTTGGCTGCAAACAAGGATCTGCAGTTCACCTACACCATGGAGCCAGAACTGGCTCCAAGCATGGAAGATGCAGCGGAGTTTATCACTCCTGAGCGTCCAACACCAACAAAGCCGTTGGTCAGGCAAGGGTCTGACGACAGGACCTTGGTCCCAACGGGAAGATGA
- the LOC120648897 gene encoding expansin-A25-like, producing MGRVLITLFVVLAATFFAPAKGWNYGTATFYGGPDGSGTMGGACGYGNLYQAGYGTNTAALSSVLFNDGAACGQCYLIMCDSNASPWCKGGAAVTITATNFCPPNWAQPSNRGGWCNPPRPHFDMAQPAWERIGVYKAGIIPVHYQQVTCWRQGGIRITIGGSTFFQLVNFANVAGSGSIRSVSVKGTKTGWIALNRNWGANWQCNSALVGQELSFTVTSTGGQTLYLNNVVPAWWQFGMAFVTNYNFYY from the exons ATGGGCAGAGTCCTCATCACATTGTTCGTCGTCCTAGCGGCGACGTTCTTCGCGCCGGCGAAGGGCTGGAACTACGGGACGGCGACATTCTACGGCGGGCCCGACGGCTCCGGCACAATGG GTGGCGCGTGCGGGTACGGGAACCTGTACCAGGCGGGGTACGGGACGAACACGGCGGCGCTTAGCTCGGTGCTGTTCAACGACGGCGCGGCGTGCGGGCAGTGCTACCTGATCATGTGCGACAGCAACGCGTCGCCGTGGTGCAAGGGCGGCGCCGCGGTGACCATCACGGCCACCAACTTCTGCCCGCCCAACTGGGCGCAGCCCAGCAACCGCGGCGGCTGGTGCAACCCGCCGCGGCCGCACTTCGACATGGCGCAGCCGGCCTGGGAGCGCATCGGCGTCTACAAGGCCGGCATCATCCCCGTCCACTACCAGCA GGTGACGTGCTGGAGGCAGGGAGGGATCCGGATCACCATCGGAGGGTCCACGTTCTTCCAGCTGGTGAACTTCGCGAACGTGGCCGGGAGCGGCTCGATCCGGTCCGTGTCGGTGAAGGGGACCAAGACGGGGTGGATCGCGCTAAACCGCAACTGGGGCGCCAACTGGCAGTGCAACTCGGCGCTCGTCGGCCAGGAGCTCTCCTTCACCGTCACCTCCACCGGCGGCCAGACGCTCTACCTCAACAACGTCGTGCCGGCGTGGTGGCAGTTCGGCATGGCCTTCGTCACCAACTACAACTTCTACTACTGA